The following DNA comes from Vespula pensylvanica isolate Volc-1 chromosome 5, ASM1446617v1, whole genome shotgun sequence.
tttttttttttattttttaaatcgtaaaaatcatGCATACGGacgtatacatatgaataGTTATAAAAGTTAGGccgttgaaagaaaagaagtatcaCGTATGTACATTACATACGAAGAGTACGATTATGTGCGAGTATGTATCTCAAAGAGAAGGATGTAGATAATCGCGTTCGTTCACGAGAACGAAGCTCGCGTTAGCTTGGACGCTTAATGCGAATCGACGAGACAGATACGCGTGTTCTCCatcctttctatctcctttctcGGGGACGGATTGTGGTAGAGGAGGATACGCGTAACCGTTATCGTTTCAGTAACGAAGCCTTTGCTTCGTTTTACACCGAATTATCCGACGTTGTATGCCCCGTAGGCAATGCACCATAATACACACGAgcaacattttttcttcttcttcttcttcttcttcttctttttatctcttctttccttttcttttttttttttatcatacacCGTTATAACGAGGACGAGGTATCCAAGCTGAGTCATTTATTAGgctgttaataataaaaaaaaaaaaaaaaaaaaaaaaaaaaaaagaagaagaacaagaagaaagaaaaagagaaaaaaataatttgggGATAGCTATAAAGTTGTGTACTTAAATcgaattgtatatatttcatatcttcgtaataattttctttctttagttatctttttatctattatttttattcctcttatttttcttttctctctctcttttttttttctccttttattcagGTAGAAAATGAATGCGGCGAAATACCGACGGTACTCGTACAGAACAAAATGGATTTGGTCGATCAATGCGTCATTGGTTTgtaagtgaaagaaagatccaaatttatatttattttccttttatttttcttccgtttcttcttttttccacccCCGTTATTTGAGATGCATTTGTTCTTTCGAATAACAATATTGCGTTTTGCTTATCTCGATATGTAAAATTTGTCCTTGGTCCATCtgctttgtttcttttcttttttcggtttttctatttgaaatacaatggtgtatatatatatatatatatatatatatatatatatgtcgcaTGATCATCTGCAAAAACAAGGCATCGTTTCAGGGACGAAGCTGAGAGGCTTGGCCGTGCTCTTGGATGTAAACTCTTGCGAACATCCGTGAAGGAAGACGTCGGTGTTATGAGCGTATTCCGACATTTAGCTTCGCGATGTTTGCACGAGATGCGTAGGAACGATAACGATTATCAGGACGATTTAAGGTTGTATTCTACTGGACCAAGATCTCCTTCCGTTATAAGTGAGtacatttttttcacaaattctACATAACTATAATCGACATTGtacttaaaattttatctctgaaaacgtttcaatttattactgacaatgtatacatatttgtttatCCAAACGAATGgcatatcgataataattattatttgatattttctcttttctttttttttccttttttttttgttctttctttccttttttatgttCGTAGGTGCCTTTAGTCCAAACGGATCAACCTGTTGTCGTAACAGCGGAAACGGGACGATTGTTTTAAGGTCAGGAGGTAAAACGAGGaatcacaaaaaaaagaatttcgtaAAGAGCGCCTGCAGATTACTctaatcaaagaaatattaatctaGTAAAGCACCTAGCAAGTTGATCGATTTAGAGTGGCAACGTGCAACATAGTGTTTATATGTAACTTATCGATTATGTCTAAGTCTTTGTAGTAGctcctctctgtctttattttttaaagaaaaattccgtCCAGTGCGAGTTACGAAGAATTTGATGttcgtgcgtgtgcgtgtgcgttcgtgcgtgtgtgtatgtgtaaacactcgtttacaaaaaaaaaaaagaaaaatcaagagagagagagagagagagagaaaattaggaaaaaaatatgtacgatgatgaaaatttaattgtggAAGACAATGTATGGTACGAacttatttgtaaataatttttaatttgcatATGAAAAGACGAGAAtttcgtagaaatatttttacgatttttcacgtatgatttatataattaatttcctttttaacaATCGATGGGTTAATAGTTAATACGTCGGAACATAtcgaaacgatataaattcaGGTAAAATAGTTagacatatacgtataaatgatTATAGAGCGAATATTTATTGCAGTTTTATAAATcgaatgttatatttatatattcaattctttttttgaaaaattttctttttttttttctttttcattccggaaacttttcaaatcgaattacatatttttactttatatatatatatatatatatatatatatatatacacatatatatatatgtatatatatatatgtatatatacacataatatatgtatttaatacgttttgtatatatatttttaccatttttttttagcgCAAATTCGACATTATATACTTTCTTGTTAATATTGTCGAACGAACGTTTAGAATAGACcaaaactaaatatatattgcaGACACCTATTTATACATAGCCCGTATAAGGGAAGATTGTTTGACGAATCAAAATGTTAAACTTTATGATAAGTATTTGTTAATGTATGGgagtaggaaaaaaataaattgagtCGGCTATTTTCAGCtggtatcttttttcttttcttttttttttctttatataaaatacttttgtaATTTTGCTTAACGAGGAGAAGAACGTTTCGATTCGAAGATCGAGCTAAATCGAAAGCTAAAGAAAATTCAAGCTGGAAAACGATCTCATTTAGTAATCATTTATCTAgtatatacaaatttctctaattaatatttaaattcattcacccacgcacacatacacagatactTTAGTTAAGACAATCCTGACGCAACTCGaaccataaaatatatttaaagtacATCGTCAATccatttgttttgttttgtttttttttttcttttaaatcaaaattCGTTTCGAAGAATCGActttagatattattagatattaataaag
Coding sequences within:
- the LOC122629425 gene encoding ras-related protein Rab-23, whose amino-acid sequence is MREEELELSLKVVIVGNGAVGKSSMIQRFCKGTYTRDYKKTIGVDFLEREIEVDGEDVRLMLWDTAGQEEFDAITAAYYRGAHACVLAYSATDRNSFDAIPSWKLKVENECGEIPTVLVQNKMDLVDQCVIGLDEAERLGRALGCKLLRTSVKEDVGVMSVFRHLASRCLHEMRRNDNDYQDDLRLYSTGPRSPSVISAFSPNGSTCCRNSGNGTIVLRSGGKTRNHKKKNFVKSACRLL